A genomic region of Methanobacterium sp. contains the following coding sequences:
- a CDS encoding 4Fe-4S binding protein, translated as MKFQSEKCGFCGTCVGVCPTGSLEIVERAATLNHTKCDDCGRCEIVCPLGAFKGGKT; from the coding sequence ATGAAATTTCAAAGTGAAAAATGCGGTTTTTGTGGTACATGCGTGGGAGTGTGCCCTACTGGTTCACTGGAGATTGTAGAACGTGCTGCTACTTTAAATCATACTAAGTGCGATGATTGCGGGAGATGTGAAATAGTATGCCCCTTAGGTGCTTTTAAAGGGGGTAAAACATGA
- a CDS encoding NAD(P)/FAD-dependent oxidoreductase: MKYDVVVVGGRVAGSVSSLFASKNDLNVLMIEKRQEIGVPLQCAEATTEKTFETIGIKPSPDYIRTEIYGADIHSPDGTSFRMEGDNEKGFILDRKIFDKSLAAESADAGTDIMVKTNVNDLIIRNGKVSGVIAKQLGKSMEIKADLVIAADGIESNVARMAGLNSLWGVNDLCSCVQYKMTGVPTDPNYMQFYFGNELAPGGYVWIFPNDERVTSIGIGIRNSKKTAYEYLNNFISKFNGKIIEINVGGVPVSGNIKKTYTDGLIVVGDAAGHVNPITGGGIDLATICAKIAGQVAAEAINSNDTSSKFLKKYENLWKNKIGELIKRSLKYRKVFDKLSDKELNALSKFMKGRDLDNITVKSLFVLAKESPGLFRLLKDVI; this comes from the coding sequence ATGAAATATGATGTTGTTGTTGTAGGCGGGCGTGTTGCTGGTTCAGTTTCGTCACTTTTTGCTTCTAAAAATGACCTTAATGTGTTAATGATTGAAAAAAGACAGGAAATTGGAGTTCCGCTTCAATGTGCTGAGGCGACAACTGAAAAGACTTTTGAAACCATTGGCATAAAGCCATCTCCAGACTATATAAGAACTGAAATATATGGTGCAGACATACATTCTCCAGACGGCACCAGTTTTCGAATGGAAGGAGATAATGAAAAGGGTTTTATCTTAGATAGGAAGATCTTTGATAAGAGTCTTGCTGCAGAATCAGCCGATGCAGGTACTGATATTATGGTTAAAACAAATGTAAATGACCTTATTATCAGAAACGGCAAAGTAAGTGGAGTTATTGCTAAGCAGCTTGGTAAAAGCATGGAAATAAAAGCTGATCTGGTTATTGCTGCAGATGGAATAGAATCAAATGTAGCGCGGATGGCAGGTTTAAATTCACTGTGGGGAGTTAACGACCTGTGTTCATGTGTACAATACAAAATGACTGGTGTTCCCACGGATCCTAATTATATGCAGTTCTATTTTGGTAATGAATTAGCCCCTGGGGGTTATGTATGGATTTTTCCAAATGATGAAAGGGTTACAAGTATTGGTATAGGGATTAGAAACTCTAAAAAAACTGCCTATGAATATTTAAACAATTTTATATCAAAATTCAATGGTAAAATCATTGAAATCAATGTGGGAGGGGTTCCTGTATCTGGAAACATTAAAAAAACGTACACCGACGGATTAATAGTTGTTGGGGACGCAGCAGGTCATGTTAATCCCATAACAGGAGGAGGAATTGATTTAGCAACAATTTGTGCAAAAATAGCAGGTCAGGTTGCTGCAGAAGCTATTAATAGTAACGATACGTCCTCAAAGTTCTTAAAAAAATATGAAAACCTGTGGAAAAACAAGATCGGTGAGCTGATAAAACGTTCACTTAAGTACAGAAAAGTTTTCGATAAACTGAGCGATAAAGAATTAAATGCACTTTCAAAGTTCATGAAAGGAAGAGATCTTGATAACATAACAGTTAAATCTCTATTTGTACTTGCAAAAGAGTCTCCAGGCCTTTTTAGATTATTGAAAGATGTTATTTAG